In one Mucilaginibacter sp. PAMB04168 genomic region, the following are encoded:
- a CDS encoding iron-sulfur cluster assembly accessory protein, protein MSTAVDIELAPVSFTEGAAKEIRKLKDQQELSDDFALRVGVEGGGCAGMNYILGFDQKKEGDKEFLIDGIKVYMHKAHGMYLAGMQVDFQDGLNARGFVFNNPNAQSTCGCGTSFSV, encoded by the coding sequence ATGAGCACTGCTGTTGATATTGAACTTGCACCGGTTAGCTTTACAGAAGGCGCCGCAAAAGAAATAAGGAAATTAAAAGACCAGCAAGAGCTGAGCGATGACTTTGCTTTGCGCGTAGGCGTTGAGGGAGGTGGCTGCGCAGGTATGAATTACATACTCGGATTTGATCAGAAAAAAGAAGGCGATAAAGAGTTCCTGATTGATGGCATTAAGGTATACATGCACAAAGCGCATGGCATGTACCTGGCCGGCATGCAGGTTGATTTTCAGGATGGCTTAAATGCCCGCGGTTTTGTATTCAATAACCCTAATGCGCAAAGTACCTGCGGTTGTGGTACGTCATTCTCGGTATAA